The Methanotorris formicicus Mc-S-70 region CATTCCAGTCATTGCCAATATTGCCAAATGCCTTGAGCAGAGTTTATTCACATCCAAAGAAACTTCAATATCTCTTGTGGCTAATCTTCCAATGGTTATGTAACTATTTGAAAATATGTCTTTTAGAGTTTCATTGTCTGCTTTATATATTGGTGTTCCTGGTTTTGGTGGGATTTTTGGTATCTTTAATTCCTTAATATCCCCTAAAACCTTAATTTTTCCAATTATGTAGTGGGAACTTTCATCATCAAATTTTCTAATCTTTTCTAAATCCTCAATGCTTAAAATTTCACTTAAAACCATATTTCCTTGGATTGTACTTTCTACCATCCCTAAAACATCTATTCCATCATAACTAACCATCACATAATCTCCAACTTCTGGTGGATGCTTTGCTAAAAATGTCAATTCATCTGTTCTTGTTTCCCCTATTGTATATCCAATAATCTTTTCCATGATTACCACTTAACTTAAAATTTTAAACCATAAGCATTATTGAAAAGATTTATAACAAAATATTAAATACATCATCTGTAAAAATTTATGTATAACTGGTTTTTAAAATTTGGGTTAGTGATGTGCATGTATGCCATTGGAATTGGTGAAAAAAAGGATGAGGTTTTAAAAGCATATCATAAATTAAGTGAAGAGGGTATTGATGTTGAATTAATCAATAATCCAAAAACTTTAGTTGATAAACTTCTAAATAAAGAAATAGATGGAGCAGTTAGGGGCTCTCTCTCATCATCAAAGGTAATTCCTTATTTAAGGGAGAAAGTTGGGAGGTTTTATAGGGCATCTATATTAAAAAATCCGTTTAATAGAGAGATTTTTTTGCTCTCTCCAGTTGGGATTGATGACATTAGGGAAGATAACGAAGGAAGGATTAAAGATAAAATTGAATTGATAAACTATGCAATCAATTTCTTAAAAAGGAACAACATCAAGCCAAAGATTGCCTTGTTATCTGGTGGAAGGTTGTCTGATTATGGGAGGAGTAAAGAGGTTGATAAAACCATTGAAGAATGTGAAAAAATTTTAAAATACTTTAAAGAAACAGATGAAAAAGTTGATATAGTGCATAATGGAATACTAATAGAAGAAGTTTTAAAAGATGGTTGTAATGTAATAGTTGCTCCGGATGGAATCAGTGGAAATTTGATGTTTAGGTGTTTTGGTTTGGTTTGTGGTTTAGAGGGTTATGGGGCTGTTTTATTGAATAATAAGGAGATAAATTTTTTTGATACCAGTAGAAATGCAACATGGAAAAGATACTACAACGCAATAAAATTTATAGAAAATATTAATAAAGATAAGTCTTAATTTATAATTGTTTGGGAAATTTTATTGTTTATCAACATTAAATTAACTTAATAATGCAGTGATTTCATATATTTTATCTTTTCTATTCTTCCTTTATTAACTATGATAATGGTGATGTTTTTGCTGATTGAGTTGTATAATTTTTTAAATAAGATGGGTATTTTGAAAATTTACGAAAGGGTTCTTGAAAGAGAGATAGATAAGGGCAGGGTTCCAAAACACGTGGGAATCATAATGGATGGGAATAGAAGGACAGCAAAGGAACTAAAAAAACCTATAACCTATGGGCATTATTTGGGGGCGGAAAAGATTAGGGAAGTTTTAAGATGGTGTATTAATTTAGATATTAAGGTTATTACAGTATATGCATTTTCCATGGAAAATTTTAGAAGACCTAAAGATGAAGTAAGGGCACTAATGGATTTATTTAAAAAGAAATTTATAGAAGTTGCAGAGGATGAAGAAATACACAAATACAAAGTTAGAGTTAGGGCCATTGGAAGAACCAACAAACTACCAAAGGATGTGCAAGAGGCAATAAGATATGCAGAAGAAAAAACAAAAAATTATTCAAATTATTTTTTAAATGTTGCAATTGCTTATGGTGGGCAACAGGAGATTGTTGATGCAGTAAAGAAAATAGCAAAAAAGGTTAAAAATAATGAATTGGATATTGAGGATATAACAGAAGAGACCATTTCAAAACATCTCTATACATCCAATCTTCCACATCCAAACCCAGATTTGATTATTAGAACCTCAGGAGAGGAAAGAATTAGTAATTTTTTAACATGGCAATCATCATATTCAGAACTATACTTTTGTGAAACCTACTGGCCGTTGTTTAGAAAGATTGATTTTTTAAGGGCTATAAGGGATTATCAAAGGAGAGAAAGAAGATTCGGTAGGTAGGAAATATGAAAAGATTGGTTATTTTAATTTTAGTGGTTTTGCTGTGCGGATGCATAGGAGACAAAACCACAGACACCCCAAGTGTCCCTAAGAATAATGTTGCAAAGACAGATACCAATCAAAACAACATCGTCCCAAATGAGACCCAAAATATCACAAATGAAACCAAAATCCCATCTGAAGTTCCAATTCCATTTGAGATCGTTGAAATGGGGATATTTGGGAAAGAAGAACATGGAAAATACATCCACTATACAAAGGATAACAAAACCATAATTGAACTTTATATGGGAAAAAAACCAACTGCGGGGTATAGCATAAGTATATCAAAAATCACAAAAAAGAACGATAAACTTCTTGTATATATAAATGAAAGTTATAGGGAAGAAGGCAATGCAATGGTAGTTACATCCCCCTATGTAATTGCAGAGGTTAATGGAACTTACGATAACGTTGTTTTTGTGTTTGTTGGAAATGAATAATATCATTTAACTATTTTTTTAGTTCAAATCAAATTTAAATTTAAAGCATTTAAACAACTGTAACTTAGGGTAAATAAACACGCTTCATTCCATTAAAGTATTTATAACACATTTTTACAATAATAAAAATTAATTTAAAAAATAGGGATGTGGTAATTTGAGGGTTGAGATAATATTCTTAGGTTCGGGTGGTGGAAGATGGGCAACTATTACACAAACACGAGGTACTGGAGGATTTAGAATCCACACTGAAAAAACAAAACTCCACATAGATCCTGGACCAGGGGCATTAGTTAGAATGAAGGATTTAAAAATAACCCCATGGGGAACAAATGCCCTCTTTATCTCCCATTGTCATCCTGACCACTATACGGATGGGGAAGTGATTATAGAGGCGATGACAAAAGGAATGACACAAAAAAATGGTGTTATAATAAGTAACTTTACAGTATTGGAAGGTTTTGGGGATTTTGAAAATGCAATATCAAAATATCATCAATCAAAGGCATTGAAGAGATATATTCTTTATCCAAAGGATTCTGCAAAAATTTATGATATGGAGTTGGTTGCAACAAAAACAAAACATGGAGATCCTTATGGCATTGGGATAAGGATAAAAACCAAAAAAGGAGATATCGGCTATACTGGTGATACGGAATATATAGATTCTTTAATTGAGGATTTTGATGGGGTTAGAGTTTTTATTGCAAATATTGTTAGGAAAAAAAATGAGAGGATAAGGGGACATTTATGCTCAAACGACGTTATAGATTTGGTAAATTCAATGAATAAAAAACCAGAATTGGTGGTTATGAACCATATGGGAGTTAAGATGACAAATCCTGAAAAAGAAGCAAATTATATTGCCGAGAATATAGGAACCAATGTAATCCCTGCAAAATTGGGCTTAAAAATTGAGTTGTTAGAAGAAGGATATCTATCATACATGATAGGGCAAGAGAAAAAATAATTATAGTTTTGATAACTTCTCCCTTAATATAGCATTAACTAATTTACCATCTGCCTTACCTCTCAAAACTGCCATACATCTACCCATTAACATACCTATCGCTCCCATCCCCTTGCTTTTAACAACATCAATATTCTCATTTATAATATTTTCGATAATCTCTTCAACTTCCTCTTTTGAGAGTGATTTTAATCCCTTAATCTCTAAAATTTCATCAATGTTTTTATCTGGAAACTCGCAAAATCCTTTAAGAATTTCAATAATTGCTTCTTTTGACATCTTTCCTTCTGATAAACCTTTAAATGTTTCTCTTAAATGTTCTTCAGTAATTTTTGATATTTCATAGCCCTCTCTTCTAATTTCTTTTAAAGTTCCTTCCAATGTTGTTGCTATCAACGTTGGTTTTATTGACTTGAATTCCTCACAAAGTTTCTCAAATACATCAACATAGTATGAAAGAACCATCTGTTTTGCTAACTCTTCATTTAACCCGTATTCTTTAATAAACCTCTCAACCTTCTCTTCTGGCATCTCAGGTAAATTATTTTTAATTTTCTCGATCAACTCTTTGCTTATTTTTATTGGTGGGATGTCTGTTTCAGGATACATCCTCGCTGCTCCTGGCAATGGTCTTAAGTATGAGGTATTTCCATCCTCCAATGCCTTTCTTGTCTCCTCTGGAACTCCAATTAATGCCTCTTTTGCCCTATCTTTTACTGCCTCTAATGCCTTATCTACCTTCTCCTCTTCATCCGCAACTATTATTACGGCATCCCCTCCTCCTGCATTAACAAATTCTCTCAATTTTTTAACCTCTTCTTCACTAATGCCATATTTTGGAAGTTCATCTGTGTGGAATAAACCACCAACTCCTGCAATAACCTTTGCCCTATCTGAGAACTCCGTCCCTAACCTCCTGCCTGGTTGAATTTCCCTACCAACCAAACCAGCAAAGCCCTTTAATAAAATTGCCTTAACTTTACCATTCTTCTTTTTTAAAGCATTTCTTATAACTTTTGATTTTGTATCTTTAAATATCTCCGTTACATCAAATATATCATTAACAACCTCAGCATTTCTCTCTTTTAGTTCATCTCTTATCTTTAATAAGTTAATTTGCCTAATTACCTCATTCTCTATGACTTTTTCAATTAAATCTAAGTTTTGAACCCCCTTAACCTCAATTCTTGCCCCATCTTTTATTGATATGTTAATATCTTGCCTAATTGTTCCTAATCCCCTCTTAACTTTTCCTGTTGCCCTCAAAATTTCTCCAATTCTTCTCGCCGCTTCTTTACCCATTTTTGGGGATGTGATATCTGGTTCGGTTGAAATTTCTACTAATGGAATTCCTAACCTATCTAAATTATAAACGATGCAATCCCCTCTATCTTCAATCTTCCTTGCAGCATCCTCCTCCAAACATAAACTTGTTACCCTTACTTTTCCAAACTCCGTCTCAATATGTCCATCCTTTGCTATAAACATCGTCCTTTGAAAACCAGATGTGTTAGAACCATCAATAACAATCTTCCTCATTGTATGGACTTCATCAACAACTTTCATATTCATCAATAAAGCAACCTCTAATGCAACCTCTATTGCTTCCTCAGATGGCAAATGAGGAGGTTCCTCATCTAACTCAACTAAGCAAGTTGTGTCATTGTAGTATTGGTAAATGAATTTCTTTCCTTTCTTTGCCTCAATTAACGCCGCTCTATCAACTTCTCCCATCTCACTTTGGGAAGGTCTTAAAACTCTCAATATTTCCCCATCTGGTTCATCATCCCTAATGATTGTTGGGCAGTGGCAGAATAATTTCCTCTTTGTGTTTAATTGCTGATGAATTTCCAAACCAACCTTTAATCCTATTTTATTATAATTAATCTCCATCTTATCACCTAACTTATTTAATAGGTATCAAACCTACTCCTGTACTCAATTTCCCCAACTAAATTTTTGTTGATTAATCTTTTAGCCTCCTCTACATCATAATTTCCTAAAAGATACATTAACTTAACCAATGCAACCTCTGGTAGCATGTCTTCGCATCCAATAACTCCCAACTTTTGTAATTCCCTTCCATTTGAATATACATTCATATTTACTCTTCCATTGATTGTTTGGGTTGTCATAGCAACAACAACACCATTATCTACCGCATATTTTATGCCATCAAAGAATGTTTCTGGTGCATGACCTAAACCAGTTCCCTCTAAAACAATTCCTTTATATCCATTGTCAACATAAAACTTTAAGATATCTGAACTAATTCCCGGATAAATCTTAATTAATGCCACTTTTTCCTCTAAGTTTATATTTATTTTCACTTTTTTAGTGCCTTCACTTTTCTTTGGTTCTCTTAAATATTCTATCGCCTTTGTAAGTGGATTTATCTTTGCAACAGGAATGGTGTTTATTGATTTAAATGCATCTCTTCTTGATGAATGGGATTTCCTAACTTTAACTCCTTCATGCAAATAGCAGAATGTATCTCCACTCTCCCCATGCATAACAACATAAACTCCCTTAATTGGCTCTGTTGCTGCCAAAACACTACTAATTAAATTCAATGCCGCATCTGATGAAGGTCTATCGCTACTCCTCTGTGCTCCAACCAAAATTATTGGCACATCAGTTTCTATCATAAAGGATAATGCACTTGCGGTATAGTGCATCGTATCTGTTCCATGAGTTATAACAATTCCATCCGCCCCATTTTCAATCTCTTCTTTAATTGCCTCAGCAATTTTCTTCCAATATGATGGGAGCATATTCTCGCTTAGAATATTCATTATTACCTTTCCTTCAATATTTGCTATATCCAAAAGTTCTGGAACTGCCCTTATCAAATCATCTGCTGTAAATGCAGGGTGAACTGCCCCAGTTTTATAATCCACTCTTGAAGCAACGGTTCCTCCTGTTGATAAAATAGAGATATTTTTTAAATTTGGATTCTTTTTGATGTCTAATGGAGGAAGTTTGTATTCTGGTTTTTTGCCCTTTTCGATGATTTCGATTTTTTCAATGTTTTCTTTTAAAATCCCCACATTATAGCCGTTCTTCATTTTTATAACTACTGTGTTCTCATCTATTGAAGGTAAAATAACTCCTATATATTCAGAGTCCCTTGTGCAAACTTTTACAACATCTCCAATTTCCATAATCTCACCAGATAAATTTTAATTACCTCAATCAATCTCTAAACTTTTTAACCTATCCCCTATATAGTTGAGCATTCTTTTTAAATTTTCTTTGTTGTTGTAATTATTAAGAATATTTTCCAATTCATCCCTACTTTTATTTTTATACTCCCTAACATACTTTATGAGTAATGGCAAACATCTCGTTAATTCATCCACAATGGTTATTGTTGATTTCCTTGCTGTTCTTGATAGTGGATTCAAATCAATAGAAATTACTTTTTTTCCCATTTTTACCAATGCTTCTGTTCTGTCTCCATCTTCTAAAGGAACTAAAACCACATCTGCAGTATAAATTCCCTCTTCTGAAACATTTCCCCTCAAACTGTCTAAATTTGGAATTTGTTTGTTTGCATCATCCACTCCCAACAATTTTATCTCTCCATTTTCTATCTCTTTTTCAAACTCTTTCTTTATTTTTTCTTCCCTTTCCTTTGTTCTATAAAACAAATTCACCTCAATTTTTCCATTTAGTTCTTTTGCAAGTTCTACAACCTCTTCCTTAGCCAATGCAACTGTATTACCATTCACTGATATAACTGGATTCCCTGCCAAAACCAGTAAGGCAGATGCTGCCTTTAT contains the following coding sequences:
- the mtxX gene encoding methanogenesis marker protein Mmp4/MtxX, with amino-acid sequence MYAIGIGEKKDEVLKAYHKLSEEGIDVELINNPKTLVDKLLNKEIDGAVRGSLSSSKVIPYLREKVGRFYRASILKNPFNREIFLLSPVGIDDIREDNEGRIKDKIELINYAINFLKRNNIKPKIALLSGGRLSDYGRSKEVDKTIEECEKILKYFKETDEKVDIVHNGILIEEVLKDGCNVIVAPDGISGNLMFRCFGLVCGLEGYGAVLLNNKEINFFDTSRNATWKRYYNAIKFIENINKDKS
- the uppS gene encoding polyprenyl diphosphate synthase gives rise to the protein MFLLIELYNFLNKMGILKIYERVLEREIDKGRVPKHVGIIMDGNRRTAKELKKPITYGHYLGAEKIREVLRWCINLDIKVITVYAFSMENFRRPKDEVRALMDLFKKKFIEVAEDEEIHKYKVRVRAIGRTNKLPKDVQEAIRYAEEKTKNYSNYFLNVAIAYGGQQEIVDAVKKIAKKVKNNELDIEDITEETISKHLYTSNLPHPNPDLIIRTSGEERISNFLTWQSSYSELYFCETYWPLFRKIDFLRAIRDYQRRERRFGR
- a CDS encoding protease complex subunit PrcB family protein, which produces MKRLVILILVVLLCGCIGDKTTDTPSVPKNNVAKTDTNQNNIVPNETQNITNETKIPSEVPIPFEIVEMGIFGKEEHGKYIHYTKDNKTIIELYMGKKPTAGYSISISKITKKNDKLLVYINESYREEGNAMVVTSPYVIAEVNGTYDNVVFVFVGNE
- a CDS encoding MBL fold metallo-hydrolase, producing MRVEIIFLGSGGGRWATITQTRGTGGFRIHTEKTKLHIDPGPGALVRMKDLKITPWGTNALFISHCHPDHYTDGEVIIEAMTKGMTQKNGVIISNFTVLEGFGDFENAISKYHQSKALKRYILYPKDSAKIYDMELVATKTKHGDPYGIGIRIKTKKGDIGYTGDTEYIDSLIEDFDGVRVFIANIVRKKNERIRGHLCSNDVIDLVNSMNKKPELVVMNHMGVKMTNPEKEANYIAENIGTNVIPAKLGLKIELLEEGYLSYMIGQEKK
- the gatE gene encoding Glu-tRNA(Gln) amidotransferase subunit GatE — encoded protein: MEINYNKIGLKVGLEIHQQLNTKRKLFCHCPTIIRDDEPDGEILRVLRPSQSEMGEVDRAALIEAKKGKKFIYQYYNDTTCLVELDEEPPHLPSEEAIEVALEVALLMNMKVVDEVHTMRKIVIDGSNTSGFQRTMFIAKDGHIETEFGKVRVTSLCLEEDAARKIEDRGDCIVYNLDRLGIPLVEISTEPDITSPKMGKEAARRIGEILRATGKVKRGLGTIRQDINISIKDGARIEVKGVQNLDLIEKVIENEVIRQINLLKIRDELKERNAEVVNDIFDVTEIFKDTKSKVIRNALKKKNGKVKAILLKGFAGLVGREIQPGRRLGTEFSDRAKVIAGVGGLFHTDELPKYGISEEEVKKLREFVNAGGGDAVIIVADEEEKVDKALEAVKDRAKEALIGVPEETRKALEDGNTSYLRPLPGAARMYPETDIPPIKISKELIEKIKNNLPEMPEEKVERFIKEYGLNEELAKQMVLSYYVDVFEKLCEEFKSIKPTLIATTLEGTLKEIRREGYEISKITEEHLRETFKGLSEGKMSKEAIIEILKGFCEFPDKNIDEILEIKGLKSLSKEEVEEIIENIINENIDVVKSKGMGAIGMLMGRCMAVLRGKADGKLVNAILREKLSKL
- the gatD gene encoding Glu-tRNA(Gln) amidotransferase subunit GatD, which codes for MEIGDVVKVCTRDSEYIGVILPSIDENTVVIKMKNGYNVGILKENIEKIEIIEKGKKPEYKLPPLDIKKNPNLKNISILSTGGTVASRVDYKTGAVHPAFTADDLIRAVPELLDIANIEGKVIMNILSENMLPSYWKKIAEAIKEEIENGADGIVITHGTDTMHYTASALSFMIETDVPIILVGAQRSSDRPSSDAALNLISSVLAATEPIKGVYVVMHGESGDTFCYLHEGVKVRKSHSSRRDAFKSINTIPVAKINPLTKAIEYLREPKKSEGTKKVKININLEEKVALIKIYPGISSDILKFYVDNGYKGIVLEGTGLGHAPETFFDGIKYAVDNGVVVAMTTQTINGRVNMNVYSNGRELQKLGVIGCEDMLPEVALVKLMYLLGNYDVEEAKRLINKNLVGEIEYRSRFDTY
- a CDS encoding 4-phosphopantoate--beta-alanine ligase, with the translated sequence MDIPKSHPRYESLLKREKIVEALDKGILAKPGLIAHGRGETFDYLIGEKTTDIALESIKAASALLVLAGNPVISVNGNTVALAKEEVVELAKELNGKIEVNLFYRTKEREEKIKKEFEKEIENGEIKLLGVDDANKQIPNLDSLRGNVSEEGIYTADVVLVPLEDGDRTEALVKMGKKVISIDLNPLSRTARKSTITIVDELTRCLPLLIKYVREYKNKSRDELENILNNYNNKENLKRMLNYIGDRLKSLEID